The window GCATAACATCACTGGCAAGGTGAGGAGGGGCTCCTGGGTGGTGGCCGTGGCAGTGGAGACACACTCCTTTTTGGTGTAGAGCAGAGCAGAGTAGGGTAGATACTGTCGGTGGAAACAAGGCTTATGTctttcggctggcctgggaacgccttgggattccgctggttgaagtggctagggagagggaagtctgggcttccctgctaaagctgctgcccccgcgacccgatcTAAGATACGcggcagaagatggatggatggttggacggccacaaacaaatatattttgctgaaattttatgtgaaagctTAACACAAATTAGCACACAATCATTAAGTGAAACAATGTATATATCTTATTTCAGACTTGTTTTACAACTAAAAAACTGGCAGAtatgtatttacttttaataTTTGTACACACTACCTCATagaatgaaagaaaaggaaCATTGAGACGTATGCTCttttaaaattctttattttacttcagAAACaagtgttgtttaaaaaaaaatggggggctGGATCAGATAAATggcatttcaattaattttgatacTGATTTGGTGTACGAGTAAATGGAGCTACAAAATGGAACAAGTTaagcttgtaagtcaaggtaccacatAAAATACATACTCTGCCATTGCTCTTTGTGGCTTTAATTACCCAGCTGATTAGTTAGCTGTTGTTGATTCTAAGACATATGTGTCCAataacaatcaaacaaaacaagatatTAATTTTCTCTTGTTTCATGTCATTCCATCTTAATACTTTGGTACACCCTGTGGTCATGTTTTAAATGAGCCCGCGTTGGATGAAAACTTCAATCCTGATGAGAGTGATGGTCTGATGATATTGTGTTTTTCCAAAGGGATCGTTTTTTGATTTCACAGCAAAAAGAGTAGAAAGGATAACAAGCAAATCAGCGCAAAAAATACATGCATAAATATACAGAACAGTTGGCCAATTACAccatttttaatttgtcataTTTCATACAATCCTTTTCTGTGGTTACTAatcatagatatatatacatattagaCAAGACTGTTATACACAAATGAACAAAGTTCTGTGTAAATTGTAATGCACTCTTTGCAACATTTGTGCAAGTGGTGCTACACTGAAAATGACTCCCATTTTATTGGGTTGCTAATTATGTAAATGTGGTAATTGTCAAGCAGGTCCACTTTTGTTGTCAGAAGGCTTTTTGACTCACATCTGTTGTAATACAAATCCCATTCCAATGAACACACTTTGACactatgtaaaatgtaaataaaattgatatGCAAATCCTTTCCCAcctatattcaattgaatacactacaaagacaagatatgtCATTGCAAAAActattatatattttgatacCTGCAAAACGCCTCAGCAAAATCTGGGACAGGGGCATCAAAAGACTGGGAAGGTTGATGAATCCTGCTTCCATCCAAGCAACATCTTTTTCAGGGGCTTGcctgcttatttcagcaagacaacaCCAAGCCACATTCTGCACGTCTTACAACAGTGTGCTGTCGTAGTGAAAGAGTGTGGGTAGTGGGTACTagactggcctgccagcagtcccgACCcgtctcccattgaaaatgtgtggtgCATTATGAAGTACAAACTACGACAACTGAGACCCCTGACTGCTGAATAACTGAAGTTGTACACCAACCAGGAATGGGAAAGAATTCCACCTACTACATTCAACAATTAGATTCCTCAGTTCTCTAATGCTTCGTGTTGTTAAAAGGGAAGGTGATGTAAAAGCGGTAAACATGACCTTTCCACCGTTTTTTTGGAACGTACTGCAGGCAACAAATTCAAAcgtagtgattaaaaaaaaaaatgatttaacacAAAATCTATTGCCTTTGTAGTGTGTTTAattgaatataggttgaaaaagattgttttgtttttatttacgttttacacaacgtcccaacttcattggaattgagGTTTGTAAATTAATGTCTGTTGTGTTTGCTTTAGCAAATTAATACCTGCATGTCAAATAAAGTATAACAGGACATGAGATTGTCACCGTCATGATGGAAAACCTGCACTCCACTTTACTATGATTTTGAATCACAAGTATATTccgaagcaaaaaaaacaatgaaaatgttttatacaGCCAagttaataaaaactaacactattgaaaatagcaaaaatcatgaaaatccttgtcattttcctcatttaaGCCTTACAGTAATTATACActgatttgttttgtgtgtgtgcctacCACACTCAGCCAGGATTTCTAGGGCTCCCTTTCTGAAGACACGTCACCTTCCGCCCCACTACTGGCATTGGTGTCCTGTCGGGAACGTAGGGCACTCTTCTCCCTACTTGACTCAGAGGGTCCCTTGGAACGtgtcttttctttcctttgctgCTGCTTCTCCTGCTTGGACAactgtggagagaaaaaaataaataggagtacttagttcatttaaataaataaaacaaccatCCCAAAGGATTGTTATGCATTTTTTCAAAAGCAAGGTTTTCCACTGAATACATGTTAAATGACACTAACTGCCATATCTGTCAAAATGTGATCAAATCTAAGAGATTTGTAAAGGAGCCCCTTTACAAAAGTTTGAAGGGTTTGACCTTATGCAACAGCGATATCCAAAGAACATTTCCCAacataaaaagcaacaaaattcTGCCGCCGTAAATACTCAATTAtttcaaatgtgaaaataattacCATTAAATATTTGCTAATAAATTCAAAAGCTTGAAGAAAGAATTATTGTGTCTGTATCCAGCTGTTTTAAGTTTAGTATTACAAAAATCAAATGAGCAGCAAAATTGACGGAAAAactgtgatgtttaattatttttaattgtatttaattatgtcattactgtatgtttttatgttgtataatattatagtgtttctttcatttaaatttCTTCGGAGGCTACAACTGATTCATTccttttacatttatttcaatggggaaagatatTTTGAGATGCATGTAACAGTGTGTTTAAGGAACAAATATCAGGAcatcactacacacacacacacacacaccgaaatttgatatattttttttaagtgtagtagtgtttttgtgtgttttttctctctttttaattaacTATAACTTGTGGATGTTTATACGCTGTAGGCAAGAATTGCTAAAAACATTATTCTacattaatctattttttttctctgtctgaTCTATTGTTTGTGGAAAGATCAAAATAGTGGAGTGCATTGTTGCGACTGTGCACAGCTCTGACTAACACTGTGCATTTTGCACACATACAGCACTAATCAATGCTGTGCATTTTGCTTTCCTCAAAGCTAAAAAACAGTAAGGACAAAGTTGAGTATGCTACCCGTGAAATGAAAAGGCCTGGCAAACTGTCTTGCATAAAATACTACATTAAAGAGACAGTTatggtatttattaattaaaaagaaaaaaataagtagtTATTTCCGTTAGAATGCATAATCATACGGCATGAAACTAGACTTGCTGTAATGACACGTGGTACCACCATTCAaacattgtttaatttaaatcccaatataaaccaaaacatttaaatcaaGCCATTCAATCAATTGGTGCAATTCATGTAAGACTGCAAATTCTAAAAAATCTTATTCAAATCTATAAATGACTGGAATTAACGAGAACATTCTGTGGTGtgttcaaaaatgtgttttccccaTCAAAACTATTAattgtcaattaaaataaaGGACCCCTGACTGCtaaatggttactttttgaccaTAAAATAGTAACCTGGCGTTGCTCTGTTATGATGACATGTAACCACTGCAAATTCAGCCCTAATTAAGTGCATCCACTTCTAATGCAACACAAGTCAAACAATGAAAATGGCGAATGCCACTGTAATTTGAGAATATATGCGGATATTCTAACAGATTTCCAAGTGGCCTATTCGGAACTGGGCAATCTCATCTACCTTGTGCTTTTTGATAGGTGCCTCTGCGCCTTCTGTGCTACTATGCTAACAGAAACAGAACATTTGCTGTCAGGAGATTCCCAAAGGTAACATTCCACTACTATTCTGAATCCCAAATTCATATCTGCAACTCACACCTCAATATTATACTTACTGTTCAAAAATACTATTAGGTTATGAgtagtggtgtagtggtccttggagaagtgggtatactctgaAGGCAGAGGAGGGTGGGCCATGGCTTCACCATATTCACATATCATTAGGGGAAATTTAGAAGAGGGTATACGCTATGCtgactgaaaataaaaagtgggtatacaccctggactgattATGAGGAGACTTGATGCAGAGTTGCGATGTATGGTTGACCATCCAGGATTGGACCCCGTCTGCCCGAATGTGAAGTCACTGCAAAATGTCATGCAGATTTACAGAGCAGAATACGGGCCACTACGCTCCACAAAAATTCACCGGTAAGATGTGGTTTGAGAAGGATTTAATTTACAGTGTTATGAATAAACTCAGAAATTGTAAGAAGAAAAATAGATCTTGGtaaccaaaaatattgaaatcaaAGCGAACCATGTGACACTGACAACCACAGTGAAAAACTTAagttcataatttattttagtcGTTTCAGGTATCTGGCGTAACGTTCTTTTGTGAGCTGGTGCTGGGGACTCCTtgggtgcacaatcagggtggTAATTTCCTCTTGTGTGGTCCAACGCATCTGCAGAGTTTCCAGAGGAGGACGACCATTACACTGGATTTAAACTGCCCCCCATCTGAACCTTGACACAAAATTGTCTTTGTCGGGCATCTCATACTGGGATGAGGTTCTCAGGGACAGGAATGGCCAACATTGTGTCAATATATGGCACGGAATTGACAATGACTTCTTCAAAAATTAGGTCTATCAAGTCTGTTACGTAGCCTGTAACATACAAAAAGGACAAATATCTTTAGTGTgtattttcatgttattttttctttgcacatttttcatgtaataaagagataaatacatttaaacccAGAAAGAAATGTTTGAATTTAATGAACCCTTACCAAACGTTGACTGTGTCTTGATAGGTTTGGCTCTGCACTCCTCATGAATTGCTTTCGGAAAGGAAAGTTTGTAGCGAGGCACACCTTCCCTTGTCTCTGCCGGTTGTCGCTCAACATTTTCATTGTAATGCATTGCTGCTAGATATAGTCTGAAAGATTCGGAAAATGTGTGAATAATAGAAACAATAAGTgtcaaatacactttttttttttttacctgcacaGCATTCCAATGAAGGAAAAGACAGCATTTTGGGGGGCAAAATGATGGATGAGGGAATGAAAAGATTCCATGGATGAAGTCTGCCGATGAGGGCTTAGTTTTACAACATCCTTCAGCGTTCGTTTATTTCTAAGCACCCTATCCAACTTATTGAAAGCTGGTGTGTCTGCCAACGACATGGGAAGATCATTTTAGAAAACAATgtattttacagtacaatatgaTTTCAGATGAAATCCACTGTAGCTTGTAGTTGTCTGCATTGATGAAATACCTGCTTGGAGCCATTTGTTCTTGTCTGTTGTCTTGCGGATCTCATGCTCACAAATTGGATAAAGAGGCTCCTCGTGTGTGTGAATGTCTTGCACGTGGTTCAGAATCGCTTTCCACCTGGCAATTCTCTCCGGACCAGATGTACAGGAAGCTGCAGTAAAGTAGACGTGGTTGCTGATGCTCTTTATCCAGAGCTTGAGTTTTTCACAGCCCTTTGTCTTGCTGATTGCATCCAGTTTCTTCGCAATTCCTACAATGAGAGCAACATTCAATCCATTTAGTATATATATCTTTGCACTACCATCAAGGATGCAGTTTGGGTAAGGATATGAGTGGCAGATTTCTGGACCATTtggaaaaaaggaaataatcCTCACGGGATATGACAGCTGTTCACGAGGAAATAGGTTGCATATGGAATGAGATAGGGGTTAAAATGATTGATGTTGCACAAGTAGTGGGTGACGTAATTGATGTCATATTGGAGTGACAAAGTGCTGTCAAGGATAATAACCAGACTCTGAACCTGAGAGGAGGGGGAAACTGAGGTGTTTTCAAtagatggaaaataaaaatccttaCCTTTTGCCATTTGACAGACATAGTAGTAGTGTGTTATCTCTTGCTCCCTGAGAAACTTTTGCACTTGTGGATGACGATCTGTGACAATGCAGTCAACGGAGATGCCACGTGACTCCATCAGTACCAGGCTCCTCCTAAGGCCCTCTTTTTCCATATGGTAGCTACCACCAACCTCATTGCTCtggcaacataaaaaaactgaTTATGAGAAAGTACAAAATagaatttgatttttaaaaagacaatcaATGACCAATCTACAAGGTTAAAACATTTCTAGAGATGACCAggtgaagcttcatgaaccttTGAAGCTCCTTCAAATTGTGCTGAAACTGATTCAGCGCTTGGGCACTTCGGTGAAAGCAACATAAGGGACATCCAGCGGACGAAAGAAGTAAAAGACACCTATGTCACAAAAGAATGAAACATTCGCTCTCTTATCTTTCAGcaataaaagtcaaaataaatgtgATACAGAGCAAAGTTTTGCAGTATTTACATAAGAGTAAGTGCTAttgtaaaaagtgttttttttcataaataaaatatgatggaCGTGTGCATGTATTAAAaactttgtatttaaaaaaaaaaaatccccgcaATCGAACATTTTAGGCAGTTCCTCTTCACGTTCACCATTTTTGCAGCTTTGAAAATAGGTGTTGTTCACAAGCTGGAAGACATATTTGCAAGCCTCTTCCCATAAACTCACACATTTTCAAACGTCCCTTTTAACTGGTCACCATTACTAACGCACAGAACCCCAACACCCCCTTCCACATTGTTCAATAGTTTGGAAGTTATTACACCATTTAACGGCAAAACAACCTGTCAAACTTAGGACAGCCACCAAAACTCTTCAAGTCGTCAATACTCGCGCTAGGAGTGCTgggtcatgaaaaaaatattaatcacgattatatTGGTAACAATTAAAATCACGaacgattaggacgatcattttgttttttggtacaaaacaagaaaatgtttcaaaaatattaaggcgtaaaattctttgaaacaccaTCTTTTggattaaacaaaatgtattcaatttaaataaaaataaaaaggtgcaaatgtataaatgtaaataactcaaaattcgtattaatattttttcctttttacgattatgcagattttgtaattgtggagtttaataatttaaattgtaattgaattgtgATCAATTGCATAGCCCTAATACACGCTGTGAGGTATGAAGCTTcgaactagggatgggcgatatattgatataaaaattatattgatatatttttaaacggGATATGGAATAAGACTATTACGTCTATATCGATATAGTTCAAatacccatatatatatattcaggaAGTCAGAAGCCAGCTTTGAGGTCTTGGTTTCATTTGACCATTCAGAAACAAGCTTTGAGGTCTTGGTTTCATTTGACCATTATTACAAATTTCAAAATCTCACCTGGACCAATTGCAAGTCCACAACGGTGTTTTTCTTGAGATCCATCATGATATAAGTCCCATACTTTGCTGAGTGAGctgttaaaatagtttgttcAATTAGTGGAATTAGTGGTCACTTTTTCCACTTAGTTTTCTGGAATTTGTATATTTTAGCACCTATATGTAAGAGCAATACATCATCAAAACATCATACCTGGGGAGTCAGCTCTCATGTCACCACCAAGTATGACTTTGTCTTCCTCACACATCCGCTGCAGAATCTCATCCTGCTGGACTTTCCAGCGGTGAATAACTGCCGGCTCAATAAAACATCTAACATGGCGGCGAAATGTTTCATACGTAAACATCTGGAGCTTCATTGCTTTGAAGACCTGTTGGtgtggaggagaaaaaaaataaatgtacgtTGATGTAAATATAAGCCATTCACAtttgcattaccgccacctaaGGAGGTTATGTTCATGTGTTTGTTAACAATAACTTGAAAAGCTATCAAGGATTCCATatggcaaaa of the Vanacampus margaritifer isolate UIUO_Vmar chromosome 7, RoL_Vmar_1.0, whole genome shotgun sequence genome contains:
- the LOC144055469 gene encoding uncharacterized protein LOC144055469 isoform X5, which gives rise to MDLISDGKFGAFMKLHIQNDGPVTIELTSAPASSDPRQAASTSQLVQSSDCQPIVPESRSQVAVVQQANVHNLSPSPTCLTNVLPTRSVGTQLSFSTLPFHIRTEVVIAGVKATVPCKDFGVGTSKTDHLCLSSTPMKRPTKRPRLEFVESPLEDNSFADPSKTHDYTYDPAQSVTASFDSTLKSEVLSTPSHQINKYIIYEDRILELFNMCPVCTKKCDVRTQRLGTYLSVKQSCPHCTFARQWSSQPVLGSTPAGNVHLSAAVYLSGASFIQLEKVFKAMKLQMFTYETFRRHVRCFIEPAVIHRWKVQQDEILQRMCEEDKVILGGDMRADSPAHSAKYGTYIMMDLKKNTVVDLQLVQSNEVGGSYHMEKEGLRRSLVLMESRGISVDCIVTDRHPQVQKFLREQEITHYYYVCQMAKGIAKKLDAISKTKGCEKLKLWIKSISNHVYFTAASCTSGPERIARWKAILNHVQDIHTHEEPLYPICEHEIRKTTDKNKWLQADTPAFNKLDRVLRNKRTLKDVVKLSPHRQTSSMESFHSLIHHFAPQNAVFSFIGMLCRLYLAAMHYNENVERQPAETREGVPRYKLSFPKAIHEECRAKPIKTQSTFGYVTDLIDLIFEEVIVNSVPYIDTMLAIPVPENLIPV
- the LOC144055469 gene encoding uncharacterized protein LOC144055469 isoform X3 produces the protein MAAKKNHRNCCIRECTRDNNNLFILPTSEPQKGLWLDFINASNMPKQLPKRVVVCGKHFTDDCFSNLGQYKFGLAGHLSLISGSIPTLHGAASNPVQAASTSQLVQSSDCQPIVPESRSQVAVVQQANVHNLSPSPTCLTNVLPTRSVGTQLSFSTLPFHIRTEVVIAGVKATVPCKDFGVGTSKTDHLCLSSTPMKRPTKRPRLEFVESPLEDNSFADPSKTHDYTYDPAQSVTASFDSTLKSEVLSTPSHQINKYIIYEDRILELFNMCPVCTKKCDVRTQRLGTYLSVKQSCPHCTFARQWSSQPVLGSTPAGNVHLSAAVYLSGASFIQLEKVFKAMKLQMFTYETFRRHVRCFIEPAVIHRWKVQQDEILQRMCEEDKVILGGDMRADSPAHSAKYGTYIMMDLKKNTVVDLQLVQSNEVGGSYHMEKEGLRRSLVLMESRGISVDCIVTDRHPQVQKFLREQEITHYYYVCQMAKGIAKKLDAISKTKGCEKLKLWIKSISNHVYFTAASCTSGPERIARWKAILNHVQDIHTHEEPLYPICEHEIRKTTDKNKWLQADTPAFNKLDRVLRNKRTLKDVVKLSPHRQTSSMESFHSLIHHFAPQNAVFSFIGMLCRLYLAAMHYNENVERQPAETREGVPRYKLSFPKAIHEECRAKPIKTQSTFGYVTDLIDLIFEEVIVNSVPYIDTMLAIPVPENLIPV
- the LOC144055469 gene encoding uncharacterized protein LOC144055469 isoform X4, yielding MDRDFEVLCVSQFTLQCILKGNKPDFHLAMPAELAQPFYASILEKMRSAYKPELVQDGKFGAFMKLHIQNDGPVTIELTSAPASSDPRQAASTSQLVQSSDCQPIVPESRSQVAVVQQANVHNLSPSPTCLTNVLPTRSVGTQLSFSTLPFHIRTEVVIAGVKATVPCKDFGVGTSKTDHLCLSSTPMKRPTKRPRLEFVESPLEDNSFADPSKTHDYTYDPAQSVTASFDSTLKSEVLSTPSHQINKYIIYEDRILELFNMCPVCTKKCDVRTQRLGTYLSVKQSCPHCTFARQWSSQPVLGSTPAGNVHLSAAVYLSGASFIQLEKVFKAMKLQMFTYETFRRHVRCFIEPAVIHRWKVQQDEILQRMCEEDKVILGGDMRADSPAHSAKYGTYIMMDLKKNTVVDLQLVQSNEVGGSYHMEKEGLRRSLVLMESRGISVDCIVTDRHPQVQKFLREQEITHYYYVCQMAKGIAKKLDAISKTKGCEKLKLWIKSISNHVYFTAASCTSGPERIARWKAILNHVQDIHTHEEPLYPICEHEIRKTTDKNKWLQADTPAFNKLDRVLRNKRTLKDVVKLSPHRQTSSMESFHSLIHHFAPQNAVFSFIGMLCRLYLAAMHYNENVERQPAETREGVPRYKLSFPKAIHEECRAKPIKTQSTFGYVTDLIDLIFEEVIVNSVPYIDTMLAIPVPENLIPV